A genomic region of Ewingella sp. CoE-038-23 contains the following coding sequences:
- the hisS gene encoding histidine--tRNA ligase, giving the protein MAKNIQAIRGMNDYLPEDTALWQRVEGILKQVLGSYGYSEIRMPIVEQTPLFKRAIGEVTDVVEKEMYTFEDRNGESLTLRPEGTAGCVRAGIEHGLLYNQEQRLWYIGPMFRYERPQKGRYRQFFQMGVEVFGLQGPDVDAELIMMTARWWRALGIADHVALELNSIGSLEARANYREALVAFLEQHKEKLDEDCKRRMYTNPMRVLDSKNPDVQLLLNDAPALADYLDAESKEHFAGLCELLEQAGIPYTVNQRLVRGLDYYNRTVFEWVTTSLGSQGTVCGGGRYDGLVEQLGGRATPAVGFAMGLERLILLIQAVNPDFKAPATVDAYVISVGAGTQGAAMQLAESLRDELPALRVMTNYGGGNFKKQFARADKWGARVALVLGENEVAARQVVVKDLQSGEQETLAQSELAARLASMIG; this is encoded by the coding sequence CGGTTACAGCGAAATCCGTATGCCGATTGTAGAGCAGACCCCGTTATTCAAACGCGCCATCGGTGAAGTTACCGACGTGGTTGAAAAAGAGATGTATACCTTCGAAGACCGCAATGGTGAAAGCCTGACTTTGCGCCCGGAAGGGACTGCTGGCTGCGTGCGCGCCGGTATTGAACATGGTCTGCTGTACAATCAAGAACAACGCCTGTGGTACATCGGCCCGATGTTCCGCTACGAGCGTCCGCAAAAAGGCCGCTATCGTCAATTCTTCCAAATGGGTGTTGAAGTTTTTGGCCTGCAAGGCCCGGACGTTGACGCTGAACTGATCATGATGACCGCCCGCTGGTGGCGTGCGCTGGGTATCGCCGATCACGTTGCGCTGGAACTGAACTCTATTGGCTCTTTGGAAGCGCGTGCGAACTACCGTGAAGCACTGGTGGCTTTCCTGGAGCAGCATAAAGAGAAGCTGGACGAAGACTGCAAACGTCGTATGTACACCAACCCAATGCGCGTTTTGGACTCAAAAAATCCAGACGTTCAACTGTTGTTGAATGACGCGCCGGCGCTGGCGGATTATCTTGATGCGGAATCTAAAGAACACTTTGCTGGCTTGTGTGAACTTTTAGAGCAAGCAGGTATCCCATATACGGTTAACCAGCGTCTGGTTCGCGGCTTGGATTACTACAACCGCACCGTGTTCGAATGGGTAACGACTAGCCTCGGCTCACAGGGTACTGTGTGTGGCGGCGGCCGTTATGATGGTTTGGTCGAGCAACTGGGTGGTCGCGCAACGCCAGCCGTTGGTTTTGCGATGGGGCTTGAGCGTCTGATCTTGTTGATTCAGGCTGTTAACCCAGATTTTAAAGCACCTGCGACAGTAGATGCTTATGTGATTTCTGTCGGCGCTGGAACTCAGGGCGCGGCAATGCAATTAGCAGAGTCACTGCGTGACGAGCTTCCTGCATTAAGAGTGATGACTAACTACGGCGGCGGTAATTTCAAAAAGCAATTTGCCCGCGCTGATAAATGGGGAGCGCGCGTCGCTCTGGTATTAGGTGAAAACGAAGTCGCGGCCCGTCAGGTAGTGGTTAAAGACCTGCAAAGCGGTGAGCAAGAAACGCTGGCGCAAAGCGAACTCGCTGCGCGCTTGGCCTCGATGATAGGTTAA
- a CDS encoding YfgM family protein, translating into MEVYTTENEQVDAVRRFFAENGKALAIGVVLGIAALGGWRYWQSHESSAMADSSVAFQQANQAVTDKKAQGVEDLEKFAQSNKNNYGVFASLQLADHFVEAKDFANAEKQLVAAQSQAKEENLLSLVSLRLARVQSQQKKFDDALKTLDGVKGEGWIALQQDVRGDVLLAKGDAKGAREAFSKGLDSKPSQTLQNVLRMKLNNLSS; encoded by the coding sequence GTGGAAGTCTATACCACTGAAAACGAACAAGTTGACGCTGTACGTCGTTTCTTTGCAGAAAACGGTAAAGCGCTGGCGATTGGCGTAGTACTCGGGATCGCCGCTTTAGGTGGTTGGCGTTATTGGCAGTCCCATGAGAGCTCGGCCATGGCTGACTCTTCTGTTGCTTTCCAGCAGGCCAATCAGGCCGTAACTGATAAGAAAGCGCAGGGCGTTGAAGATTTAGAGAAATTCGCGCAGAGCAATAAAAACAACTACGGCGTGTTCGCTTCGCTCCAGCTTGCTGATCATTTCGTGGAAGCGAAAGATTTCGCTAACGCGGAAAAGCAGCTGGTTGCTGCACAATCTCAGGCGAAAGAAGAGAATTTACTCTCTCTGGTCAGCCTGCGTTTGGCTCGCGTTCAATCGCAGCAAAAGAAATTTGATGACGCACTCAAAACGCTCGACGGCGTTAAGGGTGAGGGCTGGATTGCACTGCAACAAGATGTTCGCGGTGACGTTTTGCTGGCGAAAGGCGATGCCAAGGGCGCGCGTGAAGCCTTCAGCAAAGGCCTTGATTCTAAACCTTCTCAGACGCTACAGAACGTGTTGCGTATGAAATTGAACAACTTATCCAGCTAA
- the bamB gene encoding outer membrane protein assembly factor BamB — MQLRKTLLVGWVSVALLSGCSLFNSEEDVVKMSPLPKVENQFTPTKVWSTSVGDGVGDFYSHLRPAWQDNTIFAADRFGIVKSLDADSGKENWKVDLSEKTGFFSKNRPALLSGGVTAAGSHIYVGSEKAIVYALNSADGTVAWQTKVAGEALSRPVVSDGLVIIHTGNGMLQGLSETDGTIQWTANLDMPTLSLRGESAPATAFGAAIVGGDNGRVSAVLMKEGQLIWQQRISQPSGATEIDRLSDVDTTPVIVDGVVYALAYNGNLVAMDLRSGQIMWKRDVGSINDFIVDAGHIYMVDQDDRVMALDTQGGVSLWRQSDLLHRNLTAPVLYNGYIVVGDSEGYLHWINTTDGRFVAQQKVDSSGFLAAPIVASDKLVVQAKGGEVYSFTR; from the coding sequence ATGCAATTGCGTAAAACACTCTTGGTAGGATGGGTTTCCGTTGCCCTGTTGAGTGGCTGTTCTTTGTTTAACAGCGAAGAAGACGTCGTTAAGATGTCCCCGTTGCCGAAAGTTGAAAATCAGTTCACACCAACCAAAGTGTGGAGCACGTCGGTGGGTGATGGCGTAGGCGATTTCTACTCTCATCTGCGTCCGGCCTGGCAGGACAATACTATCTTCGCCGCCGATCGTTTCGGTATTGTGAAATCTCTGGATGCTGACAGCGGCAAAGAAAACTGGAAAGTGGATCTGTCGGAAAAAACCGGCTTCTTCTCCAAAAATCGTCCTGCTCTGCTGTCTGGCGGCGTGACTGCTGCTGGCTCACACATCTACGTGGGCAGCGAAAAAGCGATCGTTTATGCACTGAACAGCGCTGACGGTACTGTGGCATGGCAGACCAAAGTGGCGGGTGAAGCACTCTCTCGCCCAGTGGTCAGCGACGGTCTGGTGATCATCCACACCGGCAACGGTATGCTGCAAGGCTTAAGCGAGACTGACGGGACTATCCAATGGACCGCCAACCTCGATATGCCAACGCTGTCACTGCGCGGTGAGTCAGCCCCTGCAACTGCCTTCGGTGCAGCCATTGTCGGTGGCGACAACGGACGCGTGAGCGCGGTGCTGATGAAAGAAGGCCAGCTGATCTGGCAGCAACGTATTTCTCAGCCAAGCGGCGCGACTGAAATCGATCGTCTGAGCGACGTGGACACCACGCCAGTTATCGTTGACGGCGTAGTTTACGCGCTGGCTTACAACGGCAATCTGGTGGCAATGGATCTGCGTTCTGGCCAAATCATGTGGAAACGTGACGTTGGCTCTATCAATGACTTCATCGTCGACGCCGGTCACATCTATATGGTTGACCAAGATGACCGCGTGATGGCGCTCGACACCCAAGGCGGCGTTAGCCTGTGGCGTCAAAGTGATTTGCTGCACCGTAACCTGACCGCGCCAGTGTTGTATAATGGTTATATTGTGGTTGGTGACTCGGAAGGCTACCTGCACTGGATCAACACCACTGATGGCCGTTTCGTGGCTCAGCAGAAAGTTGACAGCTCCGGCTTCTTGGCTGCGCCAATCGTGGCAAGCGACAAGCTGGTCGTGCAGGCGAAGGGCGGTGAGGTTTACTCCTTCACCCGCTGA